The following DNA comes from Vespula pensylvanica isolate Volc-1 chromosome 5, ASM1446617v1, whole genome shotgun sequence.
tctttactttcctcCACTTCCATCTTTGAAGATTCTTCCTCAGAatgtttttcacttttattatttgcaGCCTCCTCGTCCGTATTATTCTCattgtttttctcttgtcttttGGGACGTCCACGTCCACGTCCAGTACCTCTTGGAGTTGCtggttctcttttttctttctttggtggtgatggtgttgGTAATGACGATGTCAAACCACGAGCTGAACTGCGAGTACGTCTTCTACCTTCCATTTCTCCAGTTGGTGGatttaaattctaaaaaataaaggaaaacaaTTATCTTCTATCattaaaacataatattaaGATATGATACAAATGTTGTTAATAGCATTGAAATATAAGAACAAATACAGAATATAGATGATTTGAAAACAccttatatatagtatattaataatattaaaaaatgtatatataaaaaaaataataaaaataaaaataaaaagtagacaacttatttatatttggcGCCTATATTCTAATTGGTAGAATATATCCCCGCTATTCGCACTCCCCTTCCCTTCCCAATCTTTACCGGCGCATATTACCCCCACTCCTTCACTCTTCTTTGCTCACGTAAGCACACACAGCTAAAAGGAAAACTAAATGGAGGGAAACAAGCAAAGGACAGAGGGCTGAATACTTGCTGAATTTGATACAAAAACGATATTTCAATAAGAAATGAACTCGCACCTTTgtaatttctttactttcttgcGCTGCTCTCTCAAATGTAGAAAGTCTTTTCGTACCACCGCGTCTGTTTTTAGTTGGTGTTGATTTCTCTTCTGCTGACTGATcctaaaaaagaggaaagaaaaaagacataaaCGTCTATATCATAAATCGTTCGCTTATAGCGTTATTCATACAAAATAGGCACGCATTTGTCCCCaatgcattttataatatagagGAATTAGAATTTGTTACGTAGAAAGCAAAGCATCGAAGGGTTACAACgctaagaataaaataaaaatttctacagTATGACGATAATTACGCGAGTGATAAGATTATCAAGGACCGTTGAACTGCCCGGGATTTGTAGAGTTTTGTTTGAGTTTCCCGCCATTTTATCGTACATCACCACATTCATACTTCTTCAGTATCACAATTTCATTCATGCCGTGTCGAAAAGGATGGAATTCCATAACGTTCAGAAGCGCGTGGCAAGTGTAATCATCCGTCGGTTCGACCATTTCCCGCCTTTTTCACACTGACTCGCCGGCATGCAAGCAGCGACTCTCCTCGTCACGAGAatcacaaataaaaaacatcCACCATCTTTACCAATGAAGGACAAACGGCGCAGCTTTGAAAAATCACTGAATGTGTAGCCATACGCGACAAAGGTCACgttttaactatatatattttttcgtattccGCTAAATCGCATTACAAATATGGTCCCTCATGCGTAACACACGACACGCTTAGAATTTTCGAGAGATACAGCGTCATACCGTATTTCAGGGAACCGCACGCCGCCTTGGCATGAAAACTCGACTTGACGAAGGTCTTTCATATACTTTCGATCTCTTACCTTGGGTACATCTTCGATGCTGTTATCATTCTTGCTTTCTGCCTTGATATCAGACATTTCTCCGTACTTGAATCACTTAAGAACACTGGAAAACGACGATTTCTGTACAAGAATTCGCGCTGAGCCCGGTCGCACTGTTTATACGATAAGCAAAGATGGCGGTTAGCGTGGGTCACGTGATATCGTCAAACTCAGAGCGGGAGTTCATAGCGCCGCCTCGTGATCGAATATTAAATTGTACGCGTAGCGACGTAATATACGCCCGGAAggtttaaatataacattctTTTAAGTGACGTCGtatctaatttaatttacaaaaggACAGAAAGCGTACGTTTCTATTTCTCACTTACcttattgcaaatattttataccatTTGCTTTTGTTTTAACATTATGCTTGAATTATAAATGtcttatattcatattatttacttaaataaatattttcaaattttcatcaTAGTTTCCAAATATACACACTAAACAATAGTAGAACGGAACGCGACCATTTTCGTTTCGACATAATActaaataaacatatacaacCATTAGAAAGCTAAAAA
Coding sequences within:
- the LOC122629584 gene encoding chromatin modification-related protein EAF7-like isoform X2, with the translated sequence MSDIKAESKNDNSIEDVPKDQSAEEKSTPTKNRRGGTKRLSTFERAAQESKEITKNLNPPTGEMEGRRRTRSSARGLTSSLPTPSPPKKEKREPATPRGTGRGRGRPKRQEKNNENNTDEEAANNKSEKHSEEESSKMEVEESKESKDTEAMESEDKTIEEVESKDTTDKLPETNSKEDKGTEESENSAEESKSTGVSEEKKDEDIKDSSDSSQDATDSTAEAPPSSSESQNPSNITPSDENKE
- the LOC122629584 gene encoding chromatin modification-related protein EAF7-like isoform X1, coding for MNVVMYDKMAGNSNKTLQIPGSSTVLDNLITRDQSAEEKSTPTKNRRGGTKRLSTFERAAQESKEITKNLNPPTGEMEGRRRTRSSARGLTSSLPTPSPPKKEKREPATPRGTGRGRGRPKRQEKNNENNTDEEAANNKSEKHSEEESSKMEVEESKESKDTEAMESEDKTIEEVESKDTTDKLPETNSKEDKGTEESENSAEESKSTGVSEEKKDEDIKDSSDSSQDATDSTAEAPPSSSESQNPSNITPSDENKE